The sequence CCACAGGACAGACCTGAACACAGGGCGGGTTTTCACACTGATTGCAGAGTTTCGGCACAAAGAAGGCCTTGTTGATATCTTCTTTCTTGATATCCTGGAAACCCGCTATACCGAGGTCGATCTTGCTCGTGGTGAAGCCGTCCCTTGCCCCCTTGGGAGAGTCGGCAAAGAGCTTTCCCTCTTTCGTCAGCACATATCTCTCGACCCAGGTCCTCGTGACGTTGGCGTCATAGGGTATCTCATTTTCGTTCTTGCATGCCTTCACGCACATGCCGCAGCCGACGCATTTGTACGTGTCCACCAGGAAGACCCACCTCACCTTTGGTTTGTCGCCTTTTGCGGCAAGGATCTCCTTCGGGTCCATGATTTCGAGTGCCGCCAGGGGCAGGGTCAAGCCCGTTATCCCTTTGGCTGTATTTTTCAAGAAGTCTCTTCTCGTGATCATTTCGAGCCTCCCAATCTCGGGTTGTGGGGGTTATGACACATGACACAGTCTATACCAGGGTTATGTTGCTCAGGATCTATCCCCCTGATATTCGCCCTCCCGCTTGTGGGATAGGCGAGGGGATAATGGCACCTGAGGCAGAGGCTCCTGCTCCTGTCGATCTGGAGCTTGGGCGGGTCCGACGGATGGTCGAGGGCAGGACCATGGCAGTTTTCG comes from Thermodesulfovibrionales bacterium and encodes:
- a CDS encoding 4Fe-4S dicluster domain-containing protein codes for the protein MITRRDFLKNTAKGITGLTLPLAALEIMDPKEILAAKGDKPKVRWVFLVDTYKCVGCGMCVKACKNENEIPYDANVTRTWVERYVLTKEGKLFADSPKGARDGFTTSKIDLGIAGFQDIKKEDINKAFFVPKLCNQCENPPCVQVCPVGATYQRPDGIVLVDRTWCIGCGYCIMACPYGVRFFHPVYHTAEKCTFCVHRLYKGMKTACVEACPFGARMVGNIMDPNDPVAKTIKTERVGVLKSEYGTKPQVYYVGLDEEVR